In Halapricum desulfuricans, a single window of DNA contains:
- a CDS encoding ArsR family transcriptional regulator produces the protein MDSAELLDLLGNANRRRILRLLARKPCYVTEISEYIGVSPKAVIDHLRKLESAGLIESRVDEQRRKYFYIPQGFRLEVSVSPYEYGAKSAYPASSGLDLDSCQHLSVDIEPNDGGDLDELVTDLRELERLRNELSLAQRWVQGRLTDVMEELGERIDGGDDRLVVEILLALTDGAATPRRLSRQVDAPPGLVVEILRVLETQTVVERDGDRWRLVER, from the coding sequence ATGGACTCCGCCGAACTGCTCGATCTCCTCGGGAACGCGAACCGGCGGCGCATCCTCAGACTGCTCGCGCGCAAACCGTGCTACGTGACGGAGATCAGCGAATACATCGGGGTCAGTCCGAAAGCAGTCATCGATCACCTCCGAAAGCTCGAATCGGCCGGACTCATCGAAAGTCGCGTCGACGAGCAGCGCCGCAAGTACTTCTATATCCCACAGGGATTTCGGCTCGAAGTGTCCGTCTCGCCGTACGAGTACGGGGCCAAGAGCGCGTACCCGGCGAGCTCGGGGCTCGATCTGGATTCCTGTCAGCACCTGTCGGTCGATATCGAGCCCAACGACGGGGGAGACCTGGACGAACTCGTGACCGATCTGCGCGAACTCGAACGGTTGCGAAACGAGCTGTCACTCGCCCAGCGGTGGGTTCAGGGTCGCCTGACGGACGTCATGGAGGAACTCGGCGAGCGGATCGACGGCGGCGACGACAGGCTGGTCGTCGAAATATTGCTCGCGCTGACCGACGGGGCGGCGACGCCACGACGGTTGAGCCGTCAGGTCGATGCACCGCCGGGACTTGTCGTCGAGATACTGAGAGTCCTTGAGACACAGACCGTCGTCGAACGCGACGGCGATCGGTGGCGACTCGTCGAGCGGTAG
- a CDS encoding OB-fold nucleic acid binding domain-containing protein has product MRLQTKRTIGIVAALVVLSAFAGCSALGGGSSDTCGPGDTKIEDVETGDGEVSLTGEVTNASEDGAFNIDDGTGTAFVMAAAEDIEEGDCVTVEGSVVQSPLDEGADVFIQGKNITAA; this is encoded by the coding sequence ATGCGACTCCAGACGAAACGAACGATTGGAATCGTCGCAGCACTGGTCGTCCTCTCCGCGTTTGCGGGCTGCTCTGCGCTCGGTGGGGGCAGTTCGGACACGTGTGGTCCGGGGGACACGAAAATCGAAGACGTCGAAACCGGCGACGGAGAAGTGTCGCTCACGGGCGAAGTCACGAACGCGTCGGAAGACGGGGCGTTCAACATCGACGATGGGACCGGCACAGCGTTCGTGATGGCCGCTGCAGAGGACATCGAGGAAGGGGACTGTGTCACCGTCGAAGGCTCCGTCGTGCAGAGTCCGCTGGACGAAGGCGCGGACGTCTTCATCCAGGGCAAAAACATCACTGCAGCGTAG
- a CDS encoding radical SAM protein: MTDPAALEVTIVDGYVDEPAHFGVPPYISTYPRYVAGALVDAGVPRERITYHTIDALREENSRWGAVADADLTVYVGGMTVPGNYVGGTPAEPDEVRKIAWTAEGTSIMGGPIRFGVGEENVGASETSREDLDFDFVAGADVEAAVFDLVENGLEGFEPRYRSVPEETRWAQQGAFIVEQHPNHPDYLLAELETSRGCPYRCSFCTEPLYGDPDFRPPESVVDEVDALSEHGVGHFRLGRQADILAYGGDGEKPNPDALRSLYRGIREVAPDLETLHLDNMNPITIVKWPEKAREGIRIIAEHNTPGDTAAFGLESADPQVQSDNNLNVTAEECLEAVRIVNEEAGWRPGEDADDAPTFGAEAAPRLPKLLPGINLVHGLKGEREETFEHNKRFLRRVYDEGLLLRRVNIRQVMAFEGTEMADTGAEIAADHKQLFKQYKREVREEIDNPMLQRLAPPGTVLEDVHLEYHQDGKTFGRQLGTYPLLVAVPGERQLGATIDVAVTDHGYRSVTGVPHPLDVNSASMDELQALPGLGRQRAGNIVVDRPYDSVEEITAGDLSKFAVARRAE, translated from the coding sequence ATGACTGATCCCGCTGCGCTCGAGGTGACCATCGTCGACGGCTACGTCGACGAGCCCGCCCATTTCGGCGTGCCGCCATACATCTCTACCTACCCGCGGTACGTCGCCGGCGCGCTGGTCGACGCCGGCGTCCCTCGCGAGCGAATCACCTACCACACCATCGACGCGTTACGCGAGGAGAACAGCCGCTGGGGGGCGGTCGCCGACGCCGACCTGACCGTCTACGTCGGCGGGATGACCGTCCCCGGCAACTACGTCGGCGGGACGCCCGCCGAGCCGGACGAGGTCCGGAAGATCGCCTGGACGGCCGAGGGCACGTCGATCATGGGCGGTCCGATCAGGTTCGGCGTCGGCGAGGAGAACGTCGGCGCGAGCGAGACCAGCCGCGAGGATCTCGATTTCGATTTCGTCGCCGGCGCGGACGTCGAGGCCGCGGTCTTCGATCTCGTCGAGAACGGACTGGAGGGGTTCGAACCCCGCTATCGCAGCGTCCCCGAGGAGACCAGATGGGCGCAACAGGGGGCTTTCATCGTCGAACAGCATCCCAACCACCCCGATTATCTGCTCGCCGAACTGGAGACCTCTCGTGGCTGTCCATACCGGTGTTCGTTCTGTACCGAGCCGCTGTACGGCGACCCCGACTTCCGGCCGCCCGAGAGCGTCGTCGATGAGGTCGATGCCCTCTCCGAGCACGGCGTCGGACACTTCCGGCTCGGCCGGCAGGCCGACATCCTGGCCTACGGCGGCGACGGCGAGAAACCGAATCCCGACGCGCTCCGGTCGCTCTATCGGGGCATTCGCGAAGTCGCCCCGGATCTGGAGACGCTGCATCTGGACAACATGAACCCGATTACGATCGTCAAGTGGCCGGAAAAGGCCCGCGAGGGGATCCGGATCATCGCCGAGCACAACACGCCCGGGGACACGGCGGCGTTCGGACTCGAGTCCGCGGACCCGCAGGTCCAGAGCGACAACAACCTCAACGTCACCGCCGAGGAGTGTCTGGAGGCCGTCCGGATCGTCAACGAGGAAGCGGGGTGGCGACCTGGTGAAGACGCCGACGACGCGCCTACCTTCGGTGCGGAGGCCGCGCCGCGCCTGCCGAAGCTGTTGCCGGGCATCAACCTCGTCCACGGGCTCAAGGGCGAACGCGAGGAGACCTTCGAGCACAACAAGCGGTTCCTCCGGCGCGTCTACGACGAGGGGCTGTTGCTCCGGCGGGTCAACATCCGACAGGTCATGGCCTTCGAGGGGACGGAGATGGCCGACACCGGCGCCGAGATCGCCGCCGATCACAAGCAGCTGTTCAAACAGTACAAGCGGGAGGTCCGCGAGGAGATCGACAACCCGATGTTACAGCGTCTCGCGCCGCCGGGGACGGTCCTCGAGGACGTGCACCTCGAATACCACCAGGACGGCAAGACCTTCGGTCGGCAACTGGGCACCTATCCCCTGCTGGTCGCGGTTCCCGGCGAGCGCCAGCTCGGCGCGACAATCGACGTCGCGGTGACCGACCACGGCTACCGCTCGGTGACTGGCGTGCCGCACCCGCTGGACGTGAACTCGGCGTCGATGGACGAACTCCAGGCGCTGCCGGGGTTAGGTCGTCAGCGCGCCGGCAACATTGTCGTCGATCGCCCCTATGACAGCGTCGAAGAGATCACGGCCGGCGACCTCTCGAAGTTCGCGGTCGCACGGCGAGCCGAGTGA